A single window of Eleginops maclovinus isolate JMC-PN-2008 ecotype Puerto Natales chromosome 19, JC_Emac_rtc_rv5, whole genome shotgun sequence DNA harbors:
- the tnika gene encoding TRAF2 and NCK interacting kinase a isoform X1: protein MASDSPARSLDEIDLSALRDPAGIFELVELVGNGTYGQVYKGRHVKTGQLAAIKVMDVTGDEEEEIKAEINMLKKYSHHRNIATYYGAFVKKNPPGIDDQLWLVMEFCGAGSVTDLIKNTKGNSLKEEWTAYICREILRGLTHLHQHKVIHRDIKGQNVLLTENAEVKLVDFGVSAQLDRTVGRRNTFIGTPYWMAPEVIACDENPEATYDFKSDLWSLGITAIEMAEGAPPLCDMHPMRALFLIPRNPAPRLKSKKWSKKFQSFIESCLVKSHGQRPSTEQLLKHPFIRELPNERQIRIQLKDHIDRTKKKRGERDETEYEYSGSEEEDEERDMGEPSSIINVPGESTLRRDFLRLQLANKERSEAQRRQQLEQQQNEEHKRLLLAERQKRIEEQKEQRRRLEEQQQRERELRKQHEREQRRRYEEMEQLRREEERRHAEREQEYIRRQLEEEQRQLEILQQQLLQEQALLMEYKRKQVEEQRQAERLQRQLQQERAYLVSLQQQQQQQQQQEGRQAEKKPLYHYKDIINPSDKPAWAKEVEERSKLNRQSSPALQPKVSNRISDPSLPPRSESFSSGGMQPARTPPIHRSIEPQMAHLVPVKTHSGSMSGSQSLQDQTGSALSEGVSVGSPRPEMPRQNSDPTSDTPGPPQRIAGREDRDRDRDRTAWLREEDMPPKVPQRTTSISPALVRKNSPNGGGVGLGPRTGSQLIRASNPDLRRSELSLDAMLQRTSSNSSSSSSPSSQGGSAERRGQAKQEGSPPAANQEAKPKQEEGRESARPSRPASYKKAIDEDLSALAKELRELRVEEGSRPPVKVTDYSSSSDDSESSDDDGETVGHDGTVAVSDIPRIMPAVQSSSESYGGLTEDSLGDAYNSSKDSTLVMREAAERRRGGHTESNGFGNHGNHGNLPDLVQQSNSPSATPTSALQELGEMAEFGLGGSKSSFTPFVDPSVYQTSPGENDDESSAEDMFSSELLRQEQARLNEARKISVVNVNPTNIRPHSDTPEIRKYKKRFNSEILCAALWGVNLLVGTENGLMLLDRSGQGKVYNLITRRRFLQMDVLEGLNVLVTISGKKNKLRVYYLSWLRNRILHNDPEVEKKQGWITVGELEGCVHYKVVKYERIKFLVIALKNAVEIYAWAPKPYHKFMAFKSFTELQHRPQLVDLTVEEGQRLKVIYGSSVGFHVIDVDSGNPYDIYIPSHIQSQVTPHAIVVLPKTDGMEMLLCYEDEGVYVNTYGRITKDVVLQWGEMPTSVAYIHSNQIMGWGEKAIEIRSVETGHLDGVFMHKRAQRLKFLCERNDKVFFASVRSGGSSQVFFMTLNRNSMMNW from the exons GGTCGCCATGTTAAGACAGGGCAGCTTGCAGCCATCAAGGTCATGGATGTCACCggg GACGAGGAAGAAGAGATTAAAGCGGAAATTAACATGCTGAAGAAGTACAGCCACCATCGGAACATCGCCACCTACTATGGAGCCTTCGTCAAGAAAAACCCCCCCGGCATAGATGACCAGCTCTGG CTGGTCATGGAGTTCTGTGGCGCCGGCTCGGTGACGGACCTGATCAAAAACACCAAGGGAAACTCTCTGAAGGAGGAGTGGACCGCCTACATCTGCCGGGAGATTCTCAGG GGTCTGACTCATCTCCATCAGCACAAGGTCATCCACAGAGACATCAAGGGACAGAACGTCCTGCTGACAGAGAACGCAGAGGTCAAACTAG TGGACTTTGGAGTTTCGGCCCAGTTGGACCGAACAGTTGGACGGAGGAACACGTTCATCGGGACGCCATATTGGATGGCACCAGAAGTCATCGCGTGTGACGAGAACCCTGAAGCCACGTACGACTTCAAG AGTGATTTATGGTCACTGGGAATCACAGCAATAGAGATGGCTGAAGGAGCACCAC CACTGTGTGACATGCATCCAATGAGAGCCCTCTTCCTCATCCCGCGCAACCCCGCCCCCAGACTCAAGTCAAAGAAGTG GTCTAAGAAGTTCCAGTCCTTCATAGAGAGCTGTCTGGTGAAGAGCCACGGCCAGAGGCCCAGCACAGAGCAGCTCCTCAAACACCCGTTCATCAGAGAGCTGCCCAACGAGAGGCAGATCCGCATCCAGCTGAAGGACCACATCGACCGCAccaagaagaagagaggagagaggg ATGAGACAGAGTACGAGTACAGTGGaagtgaagaggaggatgaagaaagaGACATGGGTGAACCGAG CTCCATCATCAATGTCCCCGGAGAGTCGACCCTGAGGCGGGACTTCCTGCGCCTGCAGCTGGCCAATAAGGAGCGCTCGGAGGCGCAGCGGCGGCAGCAGCTGGAGCAACAGCAGAACGAGGAGCACAAGCGCTTACTGTTGGCGGAGAGACAGAAACGCATCGAGGAGCagaaggagcagaggaggaggctggAGGAG cagcagcagcgagagCGGGAGCTGAGGAAACAGCAcgagagagaacagaggaggcGCTACGAGGAAATGGAGCAACTccgcagagaggaggagaggaggcatgCGGAAAGAGAACAG GAGTATATCCGTAGACAGctggaagaggagcagaggcagTTAGAGAttctccagcagcagctactACAGGAACAGGCATTGCTGATG GAGTACAAGCGTAAGCAGGTAGAGGAGCAGCGGCAGGCGGAGCGGCTACAGCGGCAGCTCCAGCAGGAGAGAGCCTACCTGGTGtcactacagcagcagcagcagcagcagcagcagcaggagggaaGGCAAGCGGAGAAGAAACCGCTTTACCACTACAAAGATATCATCAATCCTAGCGACAAGCCTGCCTGGGCTAAAGAG GTGGAGGAGCGATCTAAGCTGAACCGGCAGAGCTCCCCAGCGCTGCAGCCCAAAGTGTCCAACCGCATCTCcgacccctccctccctccccgcTCCGAGTCCTTCAGCAGCGGGGGCATGCAGCCCGCCCGCACCCCACCCATCCACCGCTCCATTGaacctcag ATGGCTCACCTGGTCCCTGTGAAGACCCACTCCGGCTCCATGTCCGGTTCTCAGTCTCTGCAGGATCAGACGGGCTCAGCTCTGAGTGAAGGTGTCAGCGTTGGCTCCCCCAGGCCCGAGATGCCACGCCAGAACTCGGACCCTACCTCTGACACCCCTGGACCCCCGCAGCGCATCGCAGGCAGGGAGGACCgggacagagacagggacaggACCGCCTggctgagagaggaggacatgCCACCCAAG GTCCCTCAGAGGACCACTTCCATCTCCCCAGCCTTGGTCAGGAAGAACTCCCCCAATGGAGGAGGAGTAGGTCTGGGCCCTCGCACAGGTTCCCAACTCATAAGGGCCAG TAACCCAGACCTGCGGCGCTCTGAGCTCTCTCTGGACGCCATGCTGCAAAGAACTTCGTCCaactcctcgtcctcctcctccccttcatcTCAGGGAGGCTCAGCTGAGAGGAGAG GTCAAGCCAAGCAAGAAGGATCCCCaccagcagccaatcaggaggCGAAGCCCAAACAGGAGGAGGGGCGTGAATCAGCCAGACCCAGTAGACCTGCA AGCTATAAGAAAGCCATAGATGAG GACCTTAGTGCACTGGCTAAGGAACTCAGAGAACTGAGGGTAGAGGAGGGCAGCAGACCTCCAGTCAAG GTTACAGACTACTCGTCCTCTAGTGATGATTCGGAGAGCAGCGATGACGACGGGGAGACGGTCGGGCATGATGGGACCGTTGCTGTTAGCGACATCCCCCGCATCAT GCCAGCGGTGCAGAGCAGCAGTGAGTCGTATGGAGGGCTGACAGAAGACTCTCTCGGAGATGCCTATAATAGCTCCAAGGACAGCACTCTGGTGATGAGAGAG GCggcggagaggaggagaggtggcCACACTGAGAGTAATGGGTTCGGTAATCATGGTAACCATGGTAACCTCCCTGACCTGGTGCAGCAGAGCAACTCTCCCTCGGCCACGCCCACCTCCGCCCTGCAGGAACTGGGAGAAATGGCTGAG TTTGGTCTAGGCGGGTCTAAATCGTCCTTCACCCCATTTGTTGATCCCAGTGTCTATCAGACCTCCCCAGGTGAAAATGACGATGAGAGCTCAGCAGAAG ACATGTTTTCCAGCGAGCTGCTGAGGCAGGAGCAGGCCAGACTAAACGAAGCCAGAAAGATCTCTGTGGTCAACGTCAACCCCACCAACATCAGACCCCACAGCGACACTCCAGAGATCCGCAAATACAAGAAGCGCTTCAACTCTGAGATCCTGTGTGCTGCACTCTGGG gtgtgaaTCTGCTGGTGGGGACAGAGAACGGTCTTATGCTGCTCGACCGAAGTGGACAGGGAAAAGTGTACAACCTGATCACCAGACGCCGCTTCCTGCAGATGGATGTGCTGGAGGGGCTCAACGTGCTGGTCACCATATCTG ggAAAAAGAATAAGTTGCGTGTCTACTACCTGTCCTGGCTGAGGAACAGAATACTCCACAACGACCCTGAAGTAGAGAAGAAGCAGGGCTGGATTACAGTGGGGGAGCTGGAGGGATGTGTGCATTATAAAGTTG TAAAATATGAGAGGATTAAGTTCCTGGTGATTGCTCTGAAGAACGCTGTGGAAATCTATGCCTGGGCTCCGAAACCCTACCACAAGTTCATGGCCTTTAAG TCATTCACTGAGTTGCAGCACCGCCCTCAGCTGGTTGACCTCACGGTGGAGGAAGGTCAGAGGTTGAAGGTCATCTATGGCTCCAGTGTGGGCTTCCATGTCATCGACGTGGACTCGGGCAACCCTTACGACATCTACATCCCCTCACAT ATCCAGAGCCAGGTGACGCCCCATGCCATCGTGGTGCTCCCAAAGACCGATGGGATGGAGATGCTGCTGTGTTACGAGGACGAAGGCGTCTACGTCAACACCTACGGGCGAATCACCAAGGACGTGGTGCTACAGTGGGGAGAGATGCCTACCTCTGTTG CCTATATCCACTCTAATCAGATTATGGGCTGGGGGGAGAAAGCCATAGAGATCCGCTCTGTGGAGACAGGTCATCTGGACGGAGTCTTTATGCACAAGAGAGCCCAGAGACTCAAATTCCTGTGTGAGCGAAACGACAAG GTATTCTTCGCTTCGGTGCGTTCGGGAGGTAGCAGCCAAGTCTTCTTCATGACCCTCAACAGAAACTCcatgatgaactggtga
- the tnika gene encoding TRAF2 and NCK interacting kinase a isoform X2, with translation MASDSPARSLDEIDLSALRDPAGIFELVELVGNGTYGQVYKGRHVKTGQLAAIKVMDVTGDEEEEIKAEINMLKKYSHHRNIATYYGAFVKKNPPGIDDQLWLVMEFCGAGSVTDLIKNTKGNSLKEEWTAYICREILRGLTHLHQHKVIHRDIKGQNVLLTENAEVKLVDFGVSAQLDRTVGRRNTFIGTPYWMAPEVIACDENPEATYDFKSDLWSLGITAIEMAEGAPPLCDMHPMRALFLIPRNPAPRLKSKKWSKKFQSFIESCLVKSHGQRPSTEQLLKHPFIRELPNERQIRIQLKDHIDRTKKKRGERDETEYEYSGSEEEDEERDMGEPSSIINVPGESTLRRDFLRLQLANKERSEAQRRQQLEQQQNEEHKRLLLAERQKRIEEQKEQRRRLEEQQQRERELRKQHEREQRRRYEEMEQLRREEERRHAEREQEYIRRQLEEEQRQLEILQQQLLQEQALLMEYKRKQVEEQRQAERLQRQLQQERAYLVSLQQQQQQQQQQEGRQAEKKPLYHYKDIINPSDKPAWAKEVEERSKLNRQSSPALQPKVSNRISDPSLPPRSESFSSGGMQPARTPPIHRSIEPQMAHLVPVKTHSGSMSGSQSLQDQTGSALSEGVSVGSPRPEMPRQNSDPTSDTPGPPQRIAGREDRDRDRDRTAWLREEDMPPKVPQRTTSISPALVRKNSPNGGGVGLGPRTGSQLIRASNPDLRRSELSLDAMLQRTSSNSSSSSSPSSQGGSAERRGQAKQEGSPPAANQEAKPKQEEGRESARPSRPADLSALAKELRELRVEEGSRPPVKVTDYSSSSDDSESSDDDGETVGHDGTVAVSDIPRIMPAVQSSSESYGGLTEDSLGDAYNSSKDSTLVMREAAERRRGGHTESNGFGNHGNHGNLPDLVQQSNSPSATPTSALQELGEMAEFGLGGSKSSFTPFVDPSVYQTSPGENDDESSAEDMFSSELLRQEQARLNEARKISVVNVNPTNIRPHSDTPEIRKYKKRFNSEILCAALWGVNLLVGTENGLMLLDRSGQGKVYNLITRRRFLQMDVLEGLNVLVTISGKKNKLRVYYLSWLRNRILHNDPEVEKKQGWITVGELEGCVHYKVVKYERIKFLVIALKNAVEIYAWAPKPYHKFMAFKSFTELQHRPQLVDLTVEEGQRLKVIYGSSVGFHVIDVDSGNPYDIYIPSHIQSQVTPHAIVVLPKTDGMEMLLCYEDEGVYVNTYGRITKDVVLQWGEMPTSVAYIHSNQIMGWGEKAIEIRSVETGHLDGVFMHKRAQRLKFLCERNDKVFFASVRSGGSSQVFFMTLNRNSMMNW, from the exons GGTCGCCATGTTAAGACAGGGCAGCTTGCAGCCATCAAGGTCATGGATGTCACCggg GACGAGGAAGAAGAGATTAAAGCGGAAATTAACATGCTGAAGAAGTACAGCCACCATCGGAACATCGCCACCTACTATGGAGCCTTCGTCAAGAAAAACCCCCCCGGCATAGATGACCAGCTCTGG CTGGTCATGGAGTTCTGTGGCGCCGGCTCGGTGACGGACCTGATCAAAAACACCAAGGGAAACTCTCTGAAGGAGGAGTGGACCGCCTACATCTGCCGGGAGATTCTCAGG GGTCTGACTCATCTCCATCAGCACAAGGTCATCCACAGAGACATCAAGGGACAGAACGTCCTGCTGACAGAGAACGCAGAGGTCAAACTAG TGGACTTTGGAGTTTCGGCCCAGTTGGACCGAACAGTTGGACGGAGGAACACGTTCATCGGGACGCCATATTGGATGGCACCAGAAGTCATCGCGTGTGACGAGAACCCTGAAGCCACGTACGACTTCAAG AGTGATTTATGGTCACTGGGAATCACAGCAATAGAGATGGCTGAAGGAGCACCAC CACTGTGTGACATGCATCCAATGAGAGCCCTCTTCCTCATCCCGCGCAACCCCGCCCCCAGACTCAAGTCAAAGAAGTG GTCTAAGAAGTTCCAGTCCTTCATAGAGAGCTGTCTGGTGAAGAGCCACGGCCAGAGGCCCAGCACAGAGCAGCTCCTCAAACACCCGTTCATCAGAGAGCTGCCCAACGAGAGGCAGATCCGCATCCAGCTGAAGGACCACATCGACCGCAccaagaagaagagaggagagaggg ATGAGACAGAGTACGAGTACAGTGGaagtgaagaggaggatgaagaaagaGACATGGGTGAACCGAG CTCCATCATCAATGTCCCCGGAGAGTCGACCCTGAGGCGGGACTTCCTGCGCCTGCAGCTGGCCAATAAGGAGCGCTCGGAGGCGCAGCGGCGGCAGCAGCTGGAGCAACAGCAGAACGAGGAGCACAAGCGCTTACTGTTGGCGGAGAGACAGAAACGCATCGAGGAGCagaaggagcagaggaggaggctggAGGAG cagcagcagcgagagCGGGAGCTGAGGAAACAGCAcgagagagaacagaggaggcGCTACGAGGAAATGGAGCAACTccgcagagaggaggagaggaggcatgCGGAAAGAGAACAG GAGTATATCCGTAGACAGctggaagaggagcagaggcagTTAGAGAttctccagcagcagctactACAGGAACAGGCATTGCTGATG GAGTACAAGCGTAAGCAGGTAGAGGAGCAGCGGCAGGCGGAGCGGCTACAGCGGCAGCTCCAGCAGGAGAGAGCCTACCTGGTGtcactacagcagcagcagcagcagcagcagcagcaggagggaaGGCAAGCGGAGAAGAAACCGCTTTACCACTACAAAGATATCATCAATCCTAGCGACAAGCCTGCCTGGGCTAAAGAG GTGGAGGAGCGATCTAAGCTGAACCGGCAGAGCTCCCCAGCGCTGCAGCCCAAAGTGTCCAACCGCATCTCcgacccctccctccctccccgcTCCGAGTCCTTCAGCAGCGGGGGCATGCAGCCCGCCCGCACCCCACCCATCCACCGCTCCATTGaacctcag ATGGCTCACCTGGTCCCTGTGAAGACCCACTCCGGCTCCATGTCCGGTTCTCAGTCTCTGCAGGATCAGACGGGCTCAGCTCTGAGTGAAGGTGTCAGCGTTGGCTCCCCCAGGCCCGAGATGCCACGCCAGAACTCGGACCCTACCTCTGACACCCCTGGACCCCCGCAGCGCATCGCAGGCAGGGAGGACCgggacagagacagggacaggACCGCCTggctgagagaggaggacatgCCACCCAAG GTCCCTCAGAGGACCACTTCCATCTCCCCAGCCTTGGTCAGGAAGAACTCCCCCAATGGAGGAGGAGTAGGTCTGGGCCCTCGCACAGGTTCCCAACTCATAAGGGCCAG TAACCCAGACCTGCGGCGCTCTGAGCTCTCTCTGGACGCCATGCTGCAAAGAACTTCGTCCaactcctcgtcctcctcctccccttcatcTCAGGGAGGCTCAGCTGAGAGGAGAG GTCAAGCCAAGCAAGAAGGATCCCCaccagcagccaatcaggaggCGAAGCCCAAACAGGAGGAGGGGCGTGAATCAGCCAGACCCAGTAGACCTGCA GACCTTAGTGCACTGGCTAAGGAACTCAGAGAACTGAGGGTAGAGGAGGGCAGCAGACCTCCAGTCAAG GTTACAGACTACTCGTCCTCTAGTGATGATTCGGAGAGCAGCGATGACGACGGGGAGACGGTCGGGCATGATGGGACCGTTGCTGTTAGCGACATCCCCCGCATCAT GCCAGCGGTGCAGAGCAGCAGTGAGTCGTATGGAGGGCTGACAGAAGACTCTCTCGGAGATGCCTATAATAGCTCCAAGGACAGCACTCTGGTGATGAGAGAG GCggcggagaggaggagaggtggcCACACTGAGAGTAATGGGTTCGGTAATCATGGTAACCATGGTAACCTCCCTGACCTGGTGCAGCAGAGCAACTCTCCCTCGGCCACGCCCACCTCCGCCCTGCAGGAACTGGGAGAAATGGCTGAG TTTGGTCTAGGCGGGTCTAAATCGTCCTTCACCCCATTTGTTGATCCCAGTGTCTATCAGACCTCCCCAGGTGAAAATGACGATGAGAGCTCAGCAGAAG ACATGTTTTCCAGCGAGCTGCTGAGGCAGGAGCAGGCCAGACTAAACGAAGCCAGAAAGATCTCTGTGGTCAACGTCAACCCCACCAACATCAGACCCCACAGCGACACTCCAGAGATCCGCAAATACAAGAAGCGCTTCAACTCTGAGATCCTGTGTGCTGCACTCTGGG gtgtgaaTCTGCTGGTGGGGACAGAGAACGGTCTTATGCTGCTCGACCGAAGTGGACAGGGAAAAGTGTACAACCTGATCACCAGACGCCGCTTCCTGCAGATGGATGTGCTGGAGGGGCTCAACGTGCTGGTCACCATATCTG ggAAAAAGAATAAGTTGCGTGTCTACTACCTGTCCTGGCTGAGGAACAGAATACTCCACAACGACCCTGAAGTAGAGAAGAAGCAGGGCTGGATTACAGTGGGGGAGCTGGAGGGATGTGTGCATTATAAAGTTG TAAAATATGAGAGGATTAAGTTCCTGGTGATTGCTCTGAAGAACGCTGTGGAAATCTATGCCTGGGCTCCGAAACCCTACCACAAGTTCATGGCCTTTAAG TCATTCACTGAGTTGCAGCACCGCCCTCAGCTGGTTGACCTCACGGTGGAGGAAGGTCAGAGGTTGAAGGTCATCTATGGCTCCAGTGTGGGCTTCCATGTCATCGACGTGGACTCGGGCAACCCTTACGACATCTACATCCCCTCACAT ATCCAGAGCCAGGTGACGCCCCATGCCATCGTGGTGCTCCCAAAGACCGATGGGATGGAGATGCTGCTGTGTTACGAGGACGAAGGCGTCTACGTCAACACCTACGGGCGAATCACCAAGGACGTGGTGCTACAGTGGGGAGAGATGCCTACCTCTGTTG CCTATATCCACTCTAATCAGATTATGGGCTGGGGGGAGAAAGCCATAGAGATCCGCTCTGTGGAGACAGGTCATCTGGACGGAGTCTTTATGCACAAGAGAGCCCAGAGACTCAAATTCCTGTGTGAGCGAAACGACAAG GTATTCTTCGCTTCGGTGCGTTCGGGAGGTAGCAGCCAAGTCTTCTTCATGACCCTCAACAGAAACTCcatgatgaactggtga